The following proteins are co-located in the Mesorhizobium sp. M1E.F.Ca.ET.045.02.1.1 genome:
- a CDS encoding MucR family transcriptional regulator — protein MTEEAENNTDALIELTAEVVSAYVSNNPLPVGELPALIDHVHAALQGTMGGPAAKPEELKPAVPIRKSVTPDYIISLEDGKKFKSLKRHLATHYGLTPEEYRAKWRLSADYPMVAPNYAAARSALAKTMGLGRKPNETQQAAPVKRSRKKAAA, from the coding sequence GTGACAGAAGAAGCCGAAAACAATACTGACGCCCTCATCGAGCTTACCGCCGAAGTCGTGTCGGCCTATGTGTCGAACAATCCACTCCCGGTAGGTGAGCTTCCGGCCCTGATCGACCACGTGCATGCCGCGTTGCAGGGCACGATGGGCGGTCCGGCCGCCAAGCCCGAGGAGCTCAAGCCTGCAGTCCCGATCAGGAAGTCGGTCACGCCGGACTATATCATCAGCCTGGAGGACGGAAAGAAGTTCAAGTCGCTGAAGCGGCATCTTGCGACCCACTATGGTCTGACGCCCGAAGAATACCGGGCGAAATGGAGACTATCGGCAGACTATCCGATGGTTGCCCCGAACTATGCCGCCGCGCGCTCAGCTTTGGCGAAGACCATGGGCCTCGGCAGAAAACCCAATGAGACCCAACAGGCCGCACCGGTAAAGAGGAGCCGCAAAAAGGCGGCCGCCTGA
- a CDS encoding DUF982 domain-containing protein: MDAEEFGSPIFVKRATYIVQEIASLEDAIDFLNDWPEDQKDLTHQTALRACYDAEDGHKPVTAAQHAFIDFARQVAILEDPISAMQWIAACKKRRA, from the coding sequence ATGGATGCAGAGGAGTTCGGGAGCCCTATTTTCGTGAAGCGTGCGACCTACATCGTCCAAGAGATTGCGAGCCTCGAGGACGCCATCGATTTCCTCAACGACTGGCCTGAGGATCAAAAAGATCTGACCCACCAGACCGCTCTTCGGGCTTGCTATGACGCAGAGGATGGGCACAAGCCCGTGACCGCCGCGCAGCATGCTTTTATCGATTTCGCCAGGCAGGTCGCCATCCTCGAAGATCCAATCTCTGCCATGCAGTGGATCGCCGCCTGCAAGAAGCGGCGCGCGTAG
- a CDS encoding DUF982 domain-containing protein, producing MFDVNDAATILLRDLTRETKKRKAAMDACLRVLRGESHPPAARRAFVAAALEAKILRGD from the coding sequence GTGTTCGATGTCAATGACGCGGCCACGATCTTGCTGCGGGATCTCACGCGTGAAACGAAAAAGCGCAAGGCAGCGATGGACGCGTGTCTGCGCGTGTTGCGCGGTGAGAGCCATCCACCGGCCGCCCGCCGAGCTTTCGTCGCAGCGGCGCTTGAAGCAAAAATCCTGCGCGGCGATTGA
- a CDS encoding transposase has translation MWTEAQYCHFDNPRRIASYAGIAPTPWQSGSIDREQVEGRQSPPPGHACTDGLALVEASAEFSALQVVSRGRRKKSTIVALARKLLVALWKYVTSGVVMEGVITNKS, from the coding sequence TTGTGGACGGAGGCACAATATTGCCATTTCGATAATCCCCGGCGGATCGCCTCCTACGCGGGTATTGCCCCTACGCCGTGGCAAAGCGGTTCAATCGATCGGGAACAAGTCGAAGGCCGGCAATCCCCGCCTCCGGGTCACGCTTGTACAGACGGCTTGGCTCTGGTTGAGGCATCAGCCGAATTCAGCGCTCTCCAAGTGGTTTCGCGAGGTCGTCGGAAGAAATCAACGATCGTGGCGCTGGCGCGAAAATTGCTCGTGGCACTTTGGAAGTACGTGACATCAGGTGTGGTGATGGAAGGCGTCATCACAAACAAATCCTGA
- a CDS encoding DUF1173 domain-containing protein produces MRRFRICGSLYREDAPELQEALTIAYQRHERPLCMCRGDGLPMYIARMGGLYVIKRMPLSGDEHDPSCASYESPYDLSGLGALMGSAIQLDPQTGMAALKLDFSLSKIGSRAASPQAGPGSDSVSSEAKKLSLRGLLHYLWHEAELTVWTSLWAGKRHWWNVQWHLREAAKQMVVKGRPLAETLYVPEAFRAEKKDVIERRRAEALAPLATSGSGPRKLMILVGEVKEFEPARVGQKLVIRHVPGFPFMVEDDLHRRLRTRFEREFSLWEADDRSHLIAIATFGVNAAGLAVIEEIAVMVVNENWIPYDSVHERKLVDVLARMRDKSIKGLRYNLPAEQPIANAMIQRLGQSIALYIVPAGVDNKFELMLNDMIEARPQIGSWIWRVSDGEMPSLQL; encoded by the coding sequence ATGCGGCGGTTCAGGATTTGTGGTTCGCTCTATAGGGAGGATGCACCTGAGCTTCAGGAAGCTCTGACGATCGCTTATCAACGGCACGAGCGGCCGTTGTGCATGTGCCGGGGCGACGGTCTGCCCATGTACATCGCGCGCATGGGCGGCCTTTACGTGATCAAGCGCATGCCGCTCAGCGGCGACGAGCACGATCCCTCATGTGCGTCTTACGAGTCGCCATACGACCTTTCGGGTCTTGGCGCCCTGATGGGCAGCGCCATACAACTCGACCCGCAGACCGGGATGGCGGCGCTGAAGCTGGATTTCAGCCTGTCGAAGATCGGCAGTCGCGCGGCCTCGCCGCAGGCTGGTCCGGGCTCAGACAGCGTTTCGAGTGAGGCGAAAAAACTGTCGTTGCGCGGGCTGCTGCATTATCTGTGGCACGAGGCGGAGCTGACGGTCTGGACATCGCTTTGGGCGGGAAAACGTCATTGGTGGAATGTGCAGTGGCACCTGCGTGAGGCTGCAAAGCAGATGGTCGTTAAGGGTCGCCCGCTGGCCGAGACGCTGTATGTGCCGGAGGCATTCCGAGCCGAGAAAAAAGACGTGATCGAAAGGCGTCGCGCTGAAGCGCTGGCGCCGCTGGCGACTTCGGGATCGGGTCCACGCAAGCTGATGATCCTTGTCGGCGAGGTGAAGGAGTTCGAGCCGGCTCGCGTTGGTCAAAAGCTGGTCATTCGCCACGTGCCGGGCTTTCCGTTCATGGTCGAGGATGACCTGCATCGTCGCCTGCGGACGCGCTTCGAACGGGAATTTTCGTTGTGGGAGGCGGACGACCGCTCCCATCTTATCGCTATTGCCACGTTTGGGGTCAATGCGGCGGGGCTTGCGGTGATCGAGGAGATCGCAGTGATGGTCGTGAATGAGAACTGGATACCGTACGACTCCGTTCACGAACGGAAGCTGGTCGACGTCCTCGCAAGGATGAGGGACAAGAGCATCAAGGGATTGCGATATAACCTGCCGGCGGAGCAGCCGATCGCCAACGCGATGATACAGCGCCTCGGTCAGTCGATTGCGCTCTACATCGTGCCGGCTGGAGTCGACAACAAATTTGAGCTGATGCTGAACGACATGATCGAGGCGCGCCCGCAAATCGGTTCGTGGATCTGGCGCGTGAGTGACGGCGAGATGCCGTCACTACAACTGTAG
- a CDS encoding DUF932 domain-containing protein, which yields MTHMEILAPSRTTPNGYKVDVSRGQRIGRVSSEWFNRPDDDRYLSLTDLNSAVKRRSERSKTRIVESEAIRVEASRDNPERLTLMLPDGNMPVTPTHWSFGQLASLVGAPTTYLRQLPAALAGINLQYGLSTHRAEQVKTLEIENGRLELRAITGPDYGRIFDSELIDAVQKIAGNGTGDTRWKVPGVLDWSTGFYNPNVDISKDTTTLYASDRDIFVFLVDDLNPIEAGRLPNGEPDLYFRGFYAWNSEVGSKTLGIASFYLRAVCQNRNLWGVEDFQEITIRHSKYAASRFALEAEPALIQFAESSPMPFVNGIKAARERVVARNDDDRTTFLRKRGFSKGETTKIIDAVLTDEGHPPASVFDFVQGITRVARDKQHQDVRLEMEGKAKKLLDLVH from the coding sequence ATGACCCATATGGAGATTCTGGCGCCGTCACGCACGACGCCCAATGGTTACAAGGTCGATGTCAGCCGCGGCCAGCGTATCGGGCGCGTGTCATCGGAATGGTTCAACCGGCCTGACGACGACCGTTACCTGTCGCTCACCGACCTCAACAGTGCTGTGAAGCGGCGGTCCGAACGCAGCAAGACGCGCATCGTGGAAAGCGAGGCGATCCGCGTCGAAGCATCCCGCGACAATCCCGAGCGGCTCACCCTCATGCTCCCGGATGGCAATATGCCGGTTACGCCGACACACTGGAGCTTTGGCCAACTCGCCAGCCTGGTCGGTGCGCCTACGACTTATCTGCGCCAGCTGCCAGCCGCGCTTGCCGGGATCAATCTGCAGTATGGCCTATCCACGCACCGCGCCGAGCAAGTAAAAACGCTCGAGATCGAGAACGGCCGTCTGGAGCTTCGAGCCATTACAGGTCCAGATTACGGCAGAATATTCGACTCAGAACTGATCGACGCCGTTCAAAAGATCGCCGGCAACGGCACCGGCGACACGCGCTGGAAGGTACCGGGCGTACTCGACTGGTCAACAGGCTTCTACAACCCCAACGTCGATATCTCGAAGGACACGACAACGCTCTATGCCTCGGACCGCGACATCTTTGTGTTCCTGGTCGACGACCTCAATCCCATCGAAGCCGGCCGGTTGCCCAACGGCGAACCGGATCTCTACTTCCGCGGATTCTACGCCTGGAACAGCGAGGTCGGCTCGAAAACCCTAGGAATCGCAAGCTTTTACCTGCGAGCCGTATGCCAAAATCGCAATCTGTGGGGCGTCGAGGATTTCCAGGAAATCACCATCCGTCACTCCAAATACGCCGCCTCGCGCTTTGCGCTGGAAGCCGAACCGGCGCTGATCCAGTTCGCGGAATCCTCGCCCATGCCCTTCGTCAACGGCATCAAGGCAGCGCGCGAGCGCGTTGTTGCCCGCAACGACGATGATCGGACGACATTCCTGCGCAAGCGCGGCTTCTCGAAAGGCGAAACCACGAAGATTATCGATGCTGTGCTCACCGACGAAGGCCATCCGCCGGCATCGGTGTTCGACTTCGTCCAAGGCATCACGCGCGTTGCGCGCGACAAGCAGCATCAGGATGTGCGGCTCGAAATGGAAGGCAAAGCCAAGAAGCTCCTCGACCTCGTCCACTGA
- a CDS encoding ParB/RepB/Spo0J family partition protein, producing the protein MAKSAIQKIAMNPSENIAYDKLVLSQQNVRRVKDGVTIEQLAEDIGRRKLLQSLNVRPVLAGDGEETGTYEVPAGGRRYLALGILVKQKRLAKNEPIPCIVNRSGTTSAEEDSLAENVHRENLHPLDQFRAFKALKEQSLDIQEIAARFFVSAATVKQRLRLASVSPKLLELYEKDEIRLDQIMAFSISNDHARQEQVWERISGNPHMQEPYYIRRLLTETTVRADDRRAVYVGAEAYEAAGGVILRDLFEQDSGGWFQDAALLEQLVFDRLKIDAETIRADGWKWVEAAISFPYGHTSGMRRVYAEPAEMSAEEIARHDAVKAEYDALDAKYAEMEDADQEIEDRLDQLGAELDGFGDRPQVYDPAQKAIAGAFVTLGANGQLQVEAGFVRPEDEPRVEVDDDEEADGRARDASQFDENGANGVVVNGRSTNGGSEATEEPEEEGIKPLPERLVFDLTAQKTLALRNALASDVDVAFVAVLHALVLQVFYRFAKDSCLEVTFASNSFGQVQGLAETAWAKEIAERHEAWDRDMPDSDKLWDFLLGLDEASRKALFAHCASLSLNAVVEPWNKRPGALAHADALAATLGFDMVTAGWEPTVDNYLGRVTKARIVQAVREARGEDSAQLIDHMKKDLMAREAARLLEGSNWLPEPLRLAGDDSSVDAGETVTADETALDGDAAELPAFLADAASEEPTVADEETDQLEAAE; encoded by the coding sequence ATGGCAAAAAGCGCCATTCAGAAGATCGCAATGAACCCCTCGGAGAACATCGCCTACGACAAGCTGGTCCTGTCGCAGCAGAATGTCCGCCGGGTGAAGGACGGCGTCACCATCGAGCAACTCGCCGAGGACATCGGTCGGCGCAAGCTCTTGCAGAGCCTGAACGTCCGTCCCGTTCTCGCTGGAGACGGCGAGGAGACCGGCACCTATGAAGTGCCCGCCGGCGGCCGCCGCTATCTCGCGCTCGGCATTCTCGTCAAGCAGAAGCGCTTGGCGAAGAACGAGCCGATCCCCTGCATCGTCAATCGCAGCGGAACGACGTCGGCCGAGGAGGACTCGCTTGCCGAGAACGTGCATCGCGAGAACCTGCATCCACTCGACCAGTTCCGCGCGTTCAAGGCACTGAAGGAGCAGAGTCTCGACATCCAAGAGATCGCCGCCCGCTTCTTCGTATCGGCAGCCACCGTCAAGCAGCGCCTGAGGCTTGCCTCGGTATCGCCAAAGCTGCTTGAGCTTTACGAGAAGGACGAAATCCGCCTCGACCAGATCATGGCGTTCTCGATCTCCAACGACCATGCCCGCCAGGAGCAGGTCTGGGAACGCATCTCCGGCAATCCGCACATGCAGGAGCCCTATTACATCCGGCGCCTGCTGACGGAGACCACGGTTCGCGCCGATGATCGCCGTGCGGTCTATGTCGGCGCCGAGGCATACGAAGCTGCTGGCGGCGTCATCCTGCGCGACCTGTTCGAGCAGGATTCCGGCGGCTGGTTCCAGGATGCGGCACTGCTCGAGCAACTGGTCTTCGACAGGCTGAAGATCGACGCCGAGACCATCCGCGCCGACGGATGGAAGTGGGTCGAGGCGGCGATCAGCTTCCCCTATGGCCACACCTCCGGCATGCGGCGGGTCTATGCTGAACCCGCGGAAATGAGCGCAGAGGAGATTGCCCGCCACGACGCGGTGAAGGCGGAGTACGATGCGCTCGACGCCAAATATGCCGAGATGGAAGACGCCGACCAGGAGATCGAGGACAGGCTCGATCAGCTCGGCGCCGAGCTCGACGGTTTTGGCGATCGTCCCCAGGTCTACGATCCGGCGCAGAAGGCCATTGCCGGGGCGTTCGTCACGCTCGGCGCCAACGGCCAGTTGCAGGTAGAAGCCGGCTTCGTTCGTCCCGAGGATGAACCCCGCGTCGAGGTGGACGATGACGAGGAGGCCGACGGCAGGGCTCGCGACGCGTCGCAGTTCGACGAGAACGGCGCCAATGGCGTCGTCGTGAACGGCCGGTCCACGAACGGCGGATCCGAAGCGACCGAGGAGCCCGAGGAAGAAGGCATCAAGCCTCTGCCGGAACGGCTTGTCTTCGACCTCACCGCGCAGAAGACGCTGGCGCTGCGCAACGCGCTGGCGAGCGACGTCGACGTCGCCTTCGTCGCCGTTCTCCATGCCCTCGTGCTGCAGGTGTTCTACCGCTTCGCCAAGGACAGCTGCCTCGAGGTCACTTTTGCGAGCAACAGTTTTGGCCAGGTCCAGGGCCTTGCTGAGACTGCTTGGGCCAAGGAGATCGCGGAGCGTCACGAGGCATGGGATAGGGATATGCCAGACAGCGACAAGCTCTGGGACTTCCTGCTCGGCCTCGACGAAGCGAGCCGCAAGGCGCTGTTCGCGCACTGCGCGTCCCTCTCGCTCAACGCCGTGGTCGAGCCCTGGAACAAGCGTCCGGGTGCGCTGGCCCATGCCGATGCGCTCGCCGCGACGCTCGGCTTCGACATGGTCACCGCCGGCTGGGAACCGACCGTCGACAACTATCTCGGCCGCGTCACCAAGGCCAGGATCGTCCAGGCGGTGCGCGAGGCCCGCGGCGAGGACTCCGCGCAACTGATCGACCACATGAAGAAGGACTTGATGGCCCGTGAGGCCGCTCGCCTTCTCGAAGGGTCGAACTGGCTGCCCGAGCCGCTGCGCCTCGCTGGTGACGACTCGTCAGTCGACGCCGGCGAGACCGTCACCGCGGACGAGACGGCTCTTGACGGCGATGCCGCCGAGCTGCCGGCCTTCCTCGCCGACGCAGCGTCCGAGGAACCGACCGTCGCCGACGAGGAAACAGACCAGCTAGAGGCCGCCGAGTAA
- a CDS encoding DUF1419 domain-containing protein: MSTHPPFRKVFEGVATRSQMFALFDRHSDTPGVDPLSGVPYASEWFEISASEYHFMLGLLPPLFQRTGMFGMSEYKAGNVTSVFFAIRIRGRERWFHGFCDLSDKRSPDAMRAAIIAHETGAVDSMTREEKLEAIWSATHADFRGIAGETNPNAWPLEHHGKRTILVYTVGQGTTLKLLEDLTDEEIDSLMPAVHARSKKRGGNDAKPS; the protein is encoded by the coding sequence ATGTCCACCCATCCCCCGTTCCGAAAGGTGTTCGAGGGCGTTGCGACCCGGTCGCAGATGTTTGCCCTATTCGATCGTCACAGCGATACGCCGGGTGTCGATCCCCTGTCCGGCGTGCCGTATGCGTCGGAGTGGTTCGAGATTTCGGCCAGCGAATACCACTTCATGCTCGGACTTCTGCCGCCGCTCTTCCAGCGAACCGGCATGTTCGGCATGTCCGAATACAAGGCCGGCAATGTCACCAGCGTCTTCTTCGCGATCAGGATCCGCGGCCGCGAACGGTGGTTCCACGGCTTCTGCGATCTCTCCGACAAACGCAGCCCCGATGCCATGCGGGCAGCGATCATCGCGCATGAGACGGGTGCGGTCGACAGCATGACGCGCGAGGAAAAGCTCGAGGCGATCTGGTCCGCCACACATGCGGACTTCAGGGGCATCGCTGGCGAGACTAACCCCAATGCCTGGCCACTGGAGCATCATGGCAAGCGGACCATCCTTGTTTACACCGTCGGGCAGGGCACGACCCTCAAGCTTCTGGAGGATCTGACCGACGAAGAGATCGACAGCCTCATGCCGGCAGTCCACGCACGATCGAAGAAGAGAGGGGGCAACGATGCGAAACCATCGTAA